In a single window of the Podarcis raffonei isolate rPodRaf1 chromosome 14, rPodRaf1.pri, whole genome shotgun sequence genome:
- the LOC128401606 gene encoding protein FAM169B-like isoform X2, whose translation MMAAAVVPQKRAGSAASARADHLYPVDIKGGKPEALEEEAHSYYTKILEEPSSAVEFLSIPGRGKVKLEAPLMHFLPLYKEDSKHKLLVLIDPQDKNTVLAIYLHSSWWLIEDVMKTADHSREGLKQVQTFEERIVLFVLNVIIFGMLERSLTHDVLFVPHSEKECAKIFWRSGDAAAFYTVKVKGSLCDGYSSQCYMLPVLDTMFVRKKFRRCGVVCQRFLETHPEEQSRLWEVEAPGDWSQRVSIWLKIQMEQKLQKKSDVSCYMKRLQNDEPGQSDEGRMNQKVAHSPNKALPYEAEEFKDDPEEAFNPEPYSEEYAEEHQAHKQQRKGSKKRASQGEPSEDRISKQFRATS comes from the exons ATCATCTTTATCCAGTGGATATTAAAGGTGGAAAACCCGAGGCTCTGGAAGAAGAAGCTCATTCATATTATACAAAGATTTTAGAGGAGCCATCATCTGCTGTTGAGTTTTTATCTATTCCAGGAAGAGGGAAA GTTAAACTTGAGGCTCCATTGATGCACTTCCTTCCTCTGTATAAAGAAGACAGCAAACATAAGCTTCTGGTTTTAATTGATCCACAAGATAAGAACACAG TATTAGCAATTTATTTGCATAGTTCCTGGTGGCTTATTGAAGATGTAATGAAAACGGCTGATCATTCCCGGGAGGGGCTGAAACAG GTCCAGACATTTGAAGAAAGAATTGTCCTCTTTGTGCTTAACGTCATTATTTTTGGAATGCTAGAGAGGAGTTTGACTCACGATGTGCTCTTTGTGCCTCATTCTGAGAAAGAGTGTGCCAAAATAttttggaggagtggagatgcagCTGCCTTTTACACCGTAAAAGTGAAAG GAAGCCTGTGTGATGGGTACTCCAGCCAATGCTACATGCTCCCAGTTTTGGACACAATGTTTGTCCGAAAAAAGTTTAGAAGATGTGGAGTTG TTTGTCAGAGATTCTTGGAGACCCATCCAGAGGAACAGTCTCGACTGTGGGAAGTAGAAGCCCCAGGAGACTGGAGCCAGCGTGTTAGTATCTGGCTGAAGATTCAGATGGAACAAAAGCTTCAGAAAA AGTCGGATGTGAGCTGTTACATGAAGAGGCTTCAAAATGATGAACCTGGGCAATCAGATGAAGGGCGGATGAATCAG AAAGTTGCTCACAGTCCTAACAAGGCTTTGCCATATGAGGCAGAGGAATTTAAAGATGACCCAGAAGAGGCATTCAACCCCGAGCCTTACAGTGAAGAATATGCTGAAGAACATCAAGCTCATAAACAGCAGCGGAAAGGCTCAAAGAAAAGAGCAAGCCAAGGAGAACCTTCTGAAGACAGAATCTCTAAGCAGTTCAGAGCAACATCCTAA
- the LOC128401606 gene encoding protein FAM169B-like isoform X1: protein MMAAAVVPQKRAGSAASARADHLYPVDIKGGKPEALEEEAHSYYTKILEEPSSAVEFLSIPGRGKVKLEAPLMHFLPLYKEDSKHKLLVLIDPQDKNTVLAIYLHSSWWLIEDVMKTADHSREGLKQVQTFEERIVLFVLNVIIFGMLERSLTHDVLFVPHSEKECAKIFWRSGDAAAFYTVKVKGSLCDGYSSQCYMLPVLDTMFVRKKFRRCGVGMKMLHDFCQTFAAEVALGLSCPVSAVMYEVCQRFLETHPEEQSRLWEVEAPGDWSQRVSIWLKIQMEQKLQKKSDVSCYMKRLQNDEPGQSDEGRMNQKVAHSPNKALPYEAEEFKDDPEEAFNPEPYSEEYAEEHQAHKQQRKGSKKRASQGEPSEDRISKQFRATS, encoded by the exons ATCATCTTTATCCAGTGGATATTAAAGGTGGAAAACCCGAGGCTCTGGAAGAAGAAGCTCATTCATATTATACAAAGATTTTAGAGGAGCCATCATCTGCTGTTGAGTTTTTATCTATTCCAGGAAGAGGGAAA GTTAAACTTGAGGCTCCATTGATGCACTTCCTTCCTCTGTATAAAGAAGACAGCAAACATAAGCTTCTGGTTTTAATTGATCCACAAGATAAGAACACAG TATTAGCAATTTATTTGCATAGTTCCTGGTGGCTTATTGAAGATGTAATGAAAACGGCTGATCATTCCCGGGAGGGGCTGAAACAG GTCCAGACATTTGAAGAAAGAATTGTCCTCTTTGTGCTTAACGTCATTATTTTTGGAATGCTAGAGAGGAGTTTGACTCACGATGTGCTCTTTGTGCCTCATTCTGAGAAAGAGTGTGCCAAAATAttttggaggagtggagatgcagCTGCCTTTTACACCGTAAAAGTGAAAG GAAGCCTGTGTGATGGGTACTCCAGCCAATGCTACATGCTCCCAGTTTTGGACACAATGTTTGTCCGAAAAAAGTTTAGAAGATGTGGAGTTGGTATGAAAATGCTGCATGATTTTTGTCAGACATTTGCAGCTGAAGTTGCCCTGGGACTCAGCTGTCCTGTTTCTGCTGTCATGTACGAAG TTTGTCAGAGATTCTTGGAGACCCATCCAGAGGAACAGTCTCGACTGTGGGAAGTAGAAGCCCCAGGAGACTGGAGCCAGCGTGTTAGTATCTGGCTGAAGATTCAGATGGAACAAAAGCTTCAGAAAA AGTCGGATGTGAGCTGTTACATGAAGAGGCTTCAAAATGATGAACCTGGGCAATCAGATGAAGGGCGGATGAATCAG AAAGTTGCTCACAGTCCTAACAAGGCTTTGCCATATGAGGCAGAGGAATTTAAAGATGACCCAGAAGAGGCATTCAACCCCGAGCCTTACAGTGAAGAATATGCTGAAGAACATCAAGCTCATAAACAGCAGCGGAAAGGCTCAAAGAAAAGAGCAAGCCAAGGAGAACCTTCTGAAGACAGAATCTCTAAGCAGTTCAGAGCAACATCCTAA
- the LOC128401606 gene encoding protein FAM169B-like isoform X3 encodes MHFLPLYKEDSKHKLLVLIDPQDKNTVLAIYLHSSWWLIEDVMKTADHSREGLKQVQTFEERIVLFVLNVIIFGMLERSLTHDVLFVPHSEKECAKIFWRSGDAAAFYTVKVKGSLCDGYSSQCYMLPVLDTMFVRKKFRRCGVGMKMLHDFCQTFAAEVALGLSCPVSAVMYEVCQRFLETHPEEQSRLWEVEAPGDWSQRVSIWLKIQMEQKLQKKSDVSCYMKRLQNDEPGQSDEGRMNQKVAHSPNKALPYEAEEFKDDPEEAFNPEPYSEEYAEEHQAHKQQRKGSKKRASQGEPSEDRISKQFRATS; translated from the exons ATGCACTTCCTTCCTCTGTATAAAGAAGACAGCAAACATAAGCTTCTGGTTTTAATTGATCCACAAGATAAGAACACAG TATTAGCAATTTATTTGCATAGTTCCTGGTGGCTTATTGAAGATGTAATGAAAACGGCTGATCATTCCCGGGAGGGGCTGAAACAG GTCCAGACATTTGAAGAAAGAATTGTCCTCTTTGTGCTTAACGTCATTATTTTTGGAATGCTAGAGAGGAGTTTGACTCACGATGTGCTCTTTGTGCCTCATTCTGAGAAAGAGTGTGCCAAAATAttttggaggagtggagatgcagCTGCCTTTTACACCGTAAAAGTGAAAG GAAGCCTGTGTGATGGGTACTCCAGCCAATGCTACATGCTCCCAGTTTTGGACACAATGTTTGTCCGAAAAAAGTTTAGAAGATGTGGAGTTGGTATGAAAATGCTGCATGATTTTTGTCAGACATTTGCAGCTGAAGTTGCCCTGGGACTCAGCTGTCCTGTTTCTGCTGTCATGTACGAAG TTTGTCAGAGATTCTTGGAGACCCATCCAGAGGAACAGTCTCGACTGTGGGAAGTAGAAGCCCCAGGAGACTGGAGCCAGCGTGTTAGTATCTGGCTGAAGATTCAGATGGAACAAAAGCTTCAGAAAA AGTCGGATGTGAGCTGTTACATGAAGAGGCTTCAAAATGATGAACCTGGGCAATCAGATGAAGGGCGGATGAATCAG AAAGTTGCTCACAGTCCTAACAAGGCTTTGCCATATGAGGCAGAGGAATTTAAAGATGACCCAGAAGAGGCATTCAACCCCGAGCCTTACAGTGAAGAATATGCTGAAGAACATCAAGCTCATAAACAGCAGCGGAAAGGCTCAAAGAAAAGAGCAAGCCAAGGAGAACCTTCTGAAGACAGAATCTCTAAGCAGTTCAGAGCAACATCCTAA